TATTAGCGCAGTTAAGCCAAAGCCGAGCTTTTCGTAGTCGAGAATAGGAGAGTATCCCTTAATGACTCCCTCCTCCTCAAGGCGCTTTATCCTGTTGTAGACGGTTCCAACGGCTACATTGAGCTCCCTTGCAATCTCGCGGTACGAGAGACGGGCGTTCTTCTGGAGCAGTGAGATTATTTTTCTGTCGAGTTCATCCACCATTTTCACCTCACCGCTTTCAGTAAACCGCAAACTTTAAATACCCTTCCCTGTGAGGGAATAGCGGGCAGTGGACCGGTAGCCTAGCCAGGATAGGGCGGCGGCCTCCTAAGCCGCAGGTCCGGGGTTCGAAGCCCCGCCGGTCCGCCATCGGCTTGTTTGTGTAAACGCTGGCGGAAGATGAGCCACATTCTTGAGCGTGCTCTCGTGTTTCAATCTATTGCTTCCTCACCAGTGTTTTCCTCAAAATGTGCTCTTCGGCTCAGATAAGAAGCGAAACTACTTGAGAGGTTCTGCTTAGCGTTTAAAACCCAGCATCCCGCCAAAGCCGTACTCAGTTAGTGCATTATCATGCCCACTTCATTAACTTGAACAAAACCAGAGGAGGTGAGGAAAGATGATAGAGGACGCTCTCCTCGCCTATCTTATGGCACTCAACCGCGAAAGGAAAAAGCGCGGAAAGCGAAAGGCTTAAATACCTCCCACTTTTTAGTTTCTTTGGGTAAGAAAAATATGGAGGTGGTAAGGGATGGTCTACGTGGCTGTTCTGGCGAACATCAACGGGAACTTCCCGGCCCTGGCAAAGGCCCTGGAGAAGATAGAGGCACTGAAAGAGGAAGGATATGAGATTGAAAAATACTACGTTCTCGGGAACATCGTCGGCCTGTTCCCATATCCAAGGGAGGTTATAGACGCACTTGACGACCTAATAAGGAACAACACCGTCAAGGTCATCCGTGGCGAGTTCGACCAGGTTATAGCGGCGAGTGACCCCCACGCAGAAGGACCGGAGTACATAGACGAGACAGACTACCCAAAGTACGTCAAAAAAGCTCTCAAATACACCTGGGAAAAGCTGGGACACGAGGGAAGGGAATTCATAAGGGACCTGCCGATATACCTAGTTGACAAGATTGGAAAGAACGACATCTTTGGCGTCTACGGAAGCCCGCTCAATCCCTTCGAGGGTAAGGTCCTCCCCGACCAGCCGACCAGCTACTACGAGGCCATAATGAGACCGGTCAAGGACTACGAGATACTGTTCGTTGCATCACCGAAGTATCCCGTTAACGCAATGACCCGCTACGGAAGGGTCATATGCCCCGGAAGCATAGGCTATCCGCCGGGGAAGAACCACAAAGCAACCTTCGCTCTGGTTGACGTTGACACACTCCACGCAAAGTTCATTGAGGTTGACTACGATGACGAAAAGAAGCTGGTCGAGGAGAAAATCAAGAGGGAAGGGCTTCCCGAGGAGCTCATAAAGGTGCTTTACAGGGGTAAAGTCTGATTTCCTCAACCTTTTTTGAAGCCGATGTAAAAACCGGCAACGAAGCTTCCTGTCCCAGGAAGAATGCCCAGCACCTTCTGACCCAGACCCATAACCTGCTGGGTTATGTTATTCGCCAGATTAAAGAGTTTGTCAGTGTTTATTGTGATTACTCCCTTCTGCTGAAGGTAGAAGAGGCTGAGGATATAGGCACCTATGAGGGCCATTGTAAGTTTCAAGAGTTTTTTGAGGGCGTAGCCAGTTATAAATCCCACAACACCCCAGACTCCAACGTCACCAACAATACCATTGAGATTCAGGTCCATCAAACCACCCATTTTCCTGTAAGGTTCCCAACTAAAAAACCTTTTGCCAAAACGCTTAAAATTACATGCTTCCAAAATATTTACAGGATATAAAACAGGTGAGAACATGACGGCTCCCATAGAGAGGTTGAAAAACAAGATAACGAAGGAGGTTCTCTGGATATACATCCTGAG
The sequence above is drawn from the Thermococcus sp. genome and encodes:
- a CDS encoding metallophosphoesterase; translated protein: MVYVAVLANINGNFPALAKALEKIEALKEEGYEIEKYYVLGNIVGLFPYPREVIDALDDLIRNNTVKVIRGEFDQVIAASDPHAEGPEYIDETDYPKYVKKALKYTWEKLGHEGREFIRDLPIYLVDKIGKNDIFGVYGSPLNPFEGKVLPDQPTSYYEAIMRPVKDYEILFVASPKYPVNAMTRYGRVICPGSIGYPPGKNHKATFALVDVDTLHAKFIEVDYDDEKKLVEEKIKREGLPEELIKVLYRGKV
- a CDS encoding FUN14 domain-containing protein yields the protein MDLNLNGIVGDVGVWGVVGFITGYALKKLLKLTMALIGAYILSLFYLQQKGVITINTDKLFNLANNITQQVMGLGQKVLGILPGTGSFVAGFYIGFKKG